In Miscanthus floridulus cultivar M001 chromosome 8, ASM1932011v1, whole genome shotgun sequence, the sequence GGCAtgccctcttcttcgacgcccTCGTGCAGCTCATCCCGCCGCGCTTTTATCTCCCGTCCGGCGACGAGGACCGCCCGTGGTACCAGGGCCTGTCCAAGGCCGCCAAGGCGGCCATGAAGGCCAAGTCCCGCGCCAacgtcaaggccgcccgccgcGCACGCCTCGACCCCTCCGCGCCGCCTGCCTCCACCCTCGACCTCCTCAAGAAGTCCGTCGCCGGCCAGGCagcggaggaagaggaggatgatcaGGAGAAGTCAGAAGAAGAGGGCGAGGAATCTGGGGACGAGGCAAGCTCCGAGGAAGACGGCGATGAAGAGGATGAGATGCCAATTGAGCCGGCAGCAGTGGTGTCTGAGGACCGTTCGGTGACCTATGAGGAGCTGCGAGAACGCCTTCAACGCCGCATTGCTGAGCTTCGAGGCAGCCGGTGCACCAGGCCTGAGTTCTTGAATAAGCCCAagaaggagaaggggaagaagtcaaaggcgaagaatgaaaagaaggggaaaggtGAGGGCAAGAAGCGTAAGCGTGACGATGACACCGAAGATGGGGATGGCAAGGATGGGAAGAAGGTCAAGAAGGGGGCTGAGGAGAAGCCAGATATCATGTATGCGAATGTGTTTGTTGACCCAAAGGAAGCAAGGcgcaggaagaagaggagggttaagaacaagaagaaggcgCTGGAGCAGGCTAAACAGTTGCAGGAGGCAAAGAAGGATCCTGAGAAGGCAAGCAAGATTGCTTGGGATACGGCCAGAAGACGTGCTGCTGGGGAGAAGGTGCATGATGACCCCAAGCTGATTAAGGAGAGCTTGAAGAAGGAGGAAAAGCGGCAGCAGAAGCATGCTGCACAGTGGAAGGAGAGGCAGAAGACTGTGGACAAGCAGAGGAAGGAGAAGCAGAAGAAAAGGACAGAGAACATCCGGGATCGGGCACACCAGAAGAAGATGCGCAAGATTGAGAAGCGCGAGAAAAAACTTATGCGCCCTGGGTTTGAGGGGCGGAAGGATGGTTATGTCAATGAGTAACATCTGTGTCCAAGATTGTCTGGGTGATGAGTTACTATATCCTCTTTCAGAGTTCCATTTGCTGATATGGTTAGTTGGTACTTGTAATAGGCTACCAGTTCATGGCTTCTAAAGTGCCTTAATTATTGAATATTTGAATGAACCAAACTTTCAATATTTAGCATTTCTACAGATGATAATTGTGTTCTGTTTTACCAACACATGCCTTGCTAGTTCTTTTTTTACATAAGATTCATGAACTGTCAATGCTGATTTGTGTTTAGGTGGATGCCTGTTTTTTTCTATTATTCTTTGTAGCATTGACATGATGGATAATAGCGTTTCTGAGATAGTGTTTGGGTATAGAGGTGTATGGTGTCTTTCATGAGTTGTCATCTTTCGGGGACCAGAGTGAATCAGAACTTCAATTGTGCATTTTGTCATCTTAATAATATGCACATACTGGAATCTGGATAGCAATGGCCCCTCTGATCTTGTAAACTTTTGTTGGATGCCTTGTGTGTCAACTAGTATGACTCAGTATATACTGATTCACTGCAGGGTGTGAACAACACTAGTGTACCTTTGTCAATTGTGTAATTTATTTGCCTGAAAATTCTATATGGTCTGTTGTGATACTCAGCTGATCTTGCAAGCTTCTGGTGCAATGAAATGTGTCCTGAAATTTTCTTTCATCTGCTTATGATCCATTGCTACTATGATGCAAACATAATGACGGTTTTACATTATACTAATGAGTTATTTGGAAGATCTGGAAGAGGATTTCACCACAaccttatttttctttctttctttttttgctgGGTAGCTGACTTTAGAATTGGTGAAATTACAATGAGATACCAGAACGAACTCAATTATGTTCTTTGTCCAACTTCTCTCAATTTTGACTATTAAATATTATGCAttggtcaaaaaaaaaaaaaaatcatctgaGACTCGATCTAGCTCTAGCTGGTTTTTGGATCGTCGTAATTAACAGAGTCAGGCAGTCAGCTTTTTCCTGGTAGCCCAAGGTATTACTGGTATTAGCTCATAAAGCACATGGTATTACCATATTAACATTCTAAAATATATGTTTACTTTCTGGACTCAAATCACAATAAAGGTTCACCTCTCATCATCCTAGTTTTGTTTGGTAAATCAAATGTTTTCTTCTACGATCAAGATTAACCTAATAGCTGGTCATTATGTATCGAAAAAAAACTTATGAGTTAAACAAATCAGAAAATAACTTATGCCTTAACCTTCGCGTGTGCAGGGGGTGGGTGAGTAGGCACATATTGATGCCTCATCAGATAGTGAAAATTTTGTTTTATTAATGTAATTACAGTTTCTCTGTCATCTAATttagtattatgctactgaatCTTTTTACATTGTTCATAGAACAAGGACTGCATTTTACCATATTTTACTTTTGTGTATTATCCCGATGAGGTCATTTCGCCTTGTAGTCAATTGCttccacacacacacaaaaagaaaaaaagttggaAGACAAAGTACTTGGTCCTTAGTCTTTGATTGTCTTGCGTTTGGAATTGGCGGTTACATTCCTCTTGTGCATTATGACATAACTTCCAAATTGTTCTTTCAAAACAAATATTAGTCACAAGAACACGGTTGTCATTAACCACCGAACTTACTGCTTGCCTTGTCTAGGTGCTTATATGTGTCCGTGAGCCGCCACAAGCAATGGACGACGGtgcatgatatattgatatagCACGATGTGGATGTGCACACTATACGAGCTCAGACTAGTGGTAGAAGAACCAACACCCATGACCACGCCAAACCGGCGAGCAAAGTCAATAGCAATTAGCAAGTCAAGGAAAAGTACAGAACCACATCAATAGCCAACACGACCATAAGAAATGAGGAGCACAAGCAACATATGGGACGCCAACTGCCATGAGGACCCTAGACCACCTATCGGAACTAATGTTTTGCTCCCTTCTCACAAAGATGAAGGCCATGGGGAAATACATATACTCCTTGTTTAGCCTCCTCTAGGGCTTGGGAGCTTCGCACGATGACTGCGGCTTCAGATTCTTCCCGATCTCCCGATCTATGCTGGCATTAGCATGAGCATTTTTGTCGAGATCTGAATGCTGAAGCAGAGGTCCTCGTTCGGTCATTCAAAGTCTATACATAGTGTACAATGTTTGTTCACATTTCTTTTACCGTGCTTGAACCTAGTACATTGTTTGTGTAGATGGGCAACCGAGCAAGCGATACCTCCATGTCATTGTCGCTATCCTGTTGAAGGAAGACCAGAGTAAAGAGCAAGAGGAGGTCTCGGTCCATCAAGATGAGGTGCCGCCCAAAAGAACTATCAAGACCAACTCATGGTATGTGGCAAAATATGTAGTGACTAGTGAACCTATATGTAGGTGCAAACATACAAacttattaaaaaaaaatcatactTTCGTAACTTGAAAATTTTGAAGCGATACACACTCATAGTGCATCCATATAGAAAAGTTGAGATTCTAACTCAGTCAAGAAAAAATcatgcaaaaataacaaaattagAGTGCATATGCACtaactcttataaattagtcaaaATTAAGATGGTTCGACTTAAGACAAGATCAAAATGACTTCTCTATTAGAGTGGGTGAAGTAATGTTTGCCTCAAAGGGAAACCTGACCTGTCCCTGTGGTAATGTTTGCCGATGTTATATCATGCAATCTAAGTTAAACCATGTCATACACAGAAGAAGACTATATCAGAAGTAAAATCCCGCAGAAGATGCATGCCCAAATTTCTTGGATATAACTTGAATATGAGAAAATTTTAACCACATGAGTTTGGATCTGGGGCTATGGCAGACCTAACGCAACCTACAAATCCACCCAGCAATGCAGTTTCGATATATACCAAGTGTTAAAGCAGTTTtatttctcaccatgagagcactCAAACTGACAAATGAActactttttctttcttttgctgCTTGATAGGAAAGCTCTGGTGCCAAATCTTATGCAATGATGCAGGTATGTCAAATCTTGTGGTCAAATGATTCAGTCATTCATAAAATCAAACTGATATTTGACTATGTCTTTAGCAGTGCAAATCAAACAGTAATACAAACAAGAGTGGTAAGAGGACTGCAAAACATAATGCATTTATCATATAAAATGATGACAAGATAAGCATCACCAAAACAATAGCCTCTTAGCATCGTACAGCAGGCATACCAGGTATGCTTTCATCCCAAGAGTTGGCCATGTTAGCAGCTCAGGAGCCTGTATTCAGAATCTAATGTTTACCACTACAGGGCAGCATTAACAATTCTTCAATGTAGAGAATGTGATCAATGCAAACATCCTAGACACATGACACTTGAAGAACATGGTAATACCGCTTAGGCACGACCTTGTGGCACTTCCTCACTAGATGATGCTTCAGGCACAGAAGCTTCATCATCACTGGATTCTTCTGATACAGCAGTTTCCTCAGCGGCAGATTCTTCCAGCTCAAGTGCCTCTACCTCTGCAGCATCAGGCCTAACCTCAGCAACAGTTTCTCCAGATGTAACTTTCGACTGAGGAGTTTCTCCACTATCCGAGTCCAATCCAAGCTCCTTCTCAACCTTCTTCCAACCAGACAGCAAATTCTCTGGGAACAACTTCTTTACCTCTGCAATAACCTCTTTGGCATCAGCCACCCTGCCTCCCTTTGCCAATCCCTCCACCAACCCTTTCATTGTCCTAAAATCTGGCACTTTGCGCCTCTTTAAGCTATCCTTGAAGATGCCCAACCCAGCATCAAAGTCTCCATGGGCACAGAGGTCTGCTAACATGTGCTTGTACGTGTAAAGATCTGCCGAGCACCCCTTCTCAGCTAGGGAGTGGTAAAGGACCTTAGCATCCTCCAATTTGCCACTCTTGCAATTGCTAGCCATGAGGTAATTGtaggtgatggtgttcggcttcACTCCAGCCGCTTCCATCTCTGTCATCACCTCAATAACCTCTTCTGGCTTCCCATGTCCCATGTAATACAGGGCCTTCACATTATAAGTTACCACATCGGGCTCACATCCACTCTCTACCATCTCCTTCCACAAGGACTCAGCCTCATTGGTCATCTTCCTTTTATACATGGAATCGATCAACGAAGTGTAGATACTGGCGGTCGGCGAGATACCTTGCTCACGCATTAGATCCAAGACTTGCTTCGCCTTAGCATCATCCCGGGTCATGCAATAGGCCTTGACAAGGATGACATAGGATGTGGCGTCGGGGGTGATGGAGAACTCCTTGGAGAGCTCAGCGAAGAGGACAGGGACGCGGCGGTAGCGGCGGCAACGTATGAAGGTGGAGAGGAGGGCGTTGAAGGGGAGCGGGGAGATGGGTGCCGGGATGGACGGCGCAGCGGAGCGAAAGGCGTCGATGGCCTTCTCGGGGAGGTTGGCGGAGGCGTAGCAGCACAGGACGGCGGCGAGGTGGGTCTCGGTGTTGGACGCGGTGAGATGGGAGGAGAGGAGGGCCTCCGCGTCAGCGAAGCGGCGGGAGAGAGAAAGGCGGCGCGCGGCCAGGGAGAGCGCGTGCCGGGTGGAGGCAGCGGAGATGGACGCCGTGTCGATGGCGTCGAAGATGGAGACCAGGCGGTCCGGATCGCGCTCGCGGCGGAGTTGCCGCTTGGCGTCCGAGAACGGCATGGCGCCGGGATCGGTGCCGCCGGTGGTGGTCGGGGTGGTGGTGGAGAGCGCACGGGAGAGGGGGAGGACGTGGGCGTGGGTGCGTCGGCCGTGGCGGAGGAGTGCCGCGAGCGCAGCCATTTTCGTGGGCGGCGTCGAGACGAGGGGAACTCGAAGGGGGAGGGCTTTGTCAGGGTTTTCTTCGCTAGGTTTTGTGACTTGTGAGTAGCGCACTAGCGCGTGCGGAAGGGCCAGTGTTGGGCCCAATCGTATCGCGGAATGTCTAGTGTTGGGCCAAATCACACAGAAGCAAGCATCCATCTGAATGAACCAAACTTTCAATCTTTAGCAGTTCTACAGATGATTTGGAGTAGTTATGTAATTGTGTTCTGTTTTACAAACTCATGCCTTGCTAGTTCTTTTTTTTACATAAGATTCATGAATTATCAATGCTGATTTGTGCTTAGGTGGATGCCTTGTTTTTACTTTATAATTCTTTGTAGCATTGACATGATGGGTAATAGTGTTTCTGAGATAGTGTTCGGGTATAGAGGTGTATGGTGTCTTTCGGGGACCAGAGTGAATCAGAACTTCAATTGGGCATTTGTCATCTTAGTAATATGCACATGCTGGAATCTGGATAGCAATGGCCCCTCTGATCTTGTAAACTTTGTTGGATGCCTTGTTTGTCAACTAGTATGACTCAGTATACTGATTCACTGCAGTGTGAACAACACAAGTGTACCTTTGTCAATTGTGTAATTATTTGCCTGAAATTCTATATGGTCTGTTGTAATACTCAGCTGATCTTGCAAGCTTCTGGTGCAATGAAATGTGTCCTGAAATTTTCTTTCATCTGCTTATGATCCATTGCTACTATGATGCAAACATAATGACGGTTTTACATTATACTAATGAGTTATTTGGAAGATCTGGAAGAGGATTTCACCACAaccttatttttctttctttctttttttgctgGGTAGCTGACTTTAGAATTGGTGAAATTACAATGAGATACCAGAACGAACTCAATTATGTTCGTTGTCCAACTTCTCTCAATTTTGACTATTAAATATTATGCAttggtcaaaaaaaaaaaaaaaatcatctgaGACTTCGATCTAGCTCTAGCTGGTTTTTGGATCGTCGTAATTAACAGAGTCAGGCAGTCAGCTTTTCCTGGTAGCCCAAGGTATTACTGGTATTAGCTCATAAAGCACATGGTATTACCATATTAACATTCTAAAATATATGTTTACTTTCTGGACTCAAATCACAATAAAGGTTCACCTCTCATCATCCTAGTTTTGTTTGGTAAATCAAATGTTTTCTTCTACGATCAAGATTACCTAATAGCTGGTCATTATGTATCGAAAAAAAAACTTATGAGTTAAACAAATCAGAAAAGAACTTATGCCTTAACCTTCGCGTGTGCAGGGGGTGGGTGAGTAGGCACATATTGATGCCTCATCAGATAGTGAAAATTTTGTTTTATTAATGTAATTACAGTTTCTCTGTCATCTAATttagtattatgctactgaatCTTTTACATTGTTCATAGAACAATGACTGCATTTTACCATATTTTACTTTTGTGTATTATCCCGATGAGGTCATTTCGCCTTGTAGTCAATTGCttccacacacacacaaaaagaaaaaaagttggaAGACAAAGTACTTGGTCCTTAGTCTTTGATTGTCTTGCGTTTGGAATTGGCGGTTACATTCCTCTTGTGCATTATGACATAACTTCCAAATTGTTCTTTCAAAACAAATATTAGTCACAAGAACACGGTTGTCATTAACCACCGAACTTACTGCTTCGCTTGGGGTCCTAGATGCTTATATATGTTTGTGGCCGCCACAAGCAATGGACGACGGTGCATGATATAGCACGATGAGCCCACTATCCGAGCTCTAGAGACTAGAGCGTGGATCCACAGCGGAAAGCATCCCAGACTAGTGGTAGAAGAACCAACACCCATGACCACACCACTCGGGC encodes:
- the LOC136477839 gene encoding ribosomal RNA-processing protein 14-C-like, giving the protein MGRKPSAAAAAIDHETLAATMPADLLAAADCGGIHGHALFFDALVQLIPPRFYLPSGDEDRPWYQGLSKAAKAAMKAKSRANVKAARRARLDPSAPPASTLDLLKKSVAGQAAEEEEDDQEKSEEEGEESGDEASSEEDGDEEDEMPIEPAAVVSEDRSVTYEELRERLQRRIAELRGSRCTRPEFLNKPKKEKGKKSKAKNEKKGKGEGKKRKRDDDTEDGDGKDGKKVKKGAEEKPDIMYANVFVDPKEARRRKKRRVKNKKKALEQAKQLQEAKKDPEKASKIAWDTARRRAAGEKVHDDPKLIKESLKKEEKRQQKHAAQWKERQKTVDKQRKEKQKKRTENIRDRAHQKKMRKIEKREKKLMRPGFEGRKDGYVNE
- the LOC136477838 gene encoding pentatricopeptide repeat-containing protein At2g18520, mitochondrial-like, which produces MAALAALLRHGRRTHAHVLPLSRALSTTTPTTTGGTDPGAMPFSDAKRQLRRERDPDRLVSIFDAIDTASISAASTRHALSLAARRLSLSRRFADAEALLSSHLTASNTETHLAAVLCCYASANLPEKAIDAFRSAAPSIPAPISPLPFNALLSTFIRCRRYRRVPVLFAELSKEFSITPDATSYVILVKAYCMTRDDAKAKQVLDLMREQGISPTASIYTSLIDSMYKRKMTNEAESLWKEMVESGCEPDVVTYNVKALYYMGHGKPEEVIEVMTEMEAAGVKPNTITYNYLMASNCKSGKLEDAKVLYHSLAEKGCSADLYTYKHMLADLCAHGDFDAGLGIFKDSLKRRKVPDFRTMKGLVEGLAKGGRVADAKEVIAEVKKLFPENLLSGWKKVEKELGLDSDSGETPQSKVTSGETVAEVRPDAAEVEALELEESAAEETAVSEESSDDEASVPEASSSEEVPQGRA